The DNA window ttttattgcagcaaatctatttaaaacacatttataaatttatctaGGACTTGGAAAGTTTCGATTAGAAactaaacaattatatatacatacattttaaattattttaattatttaccgCATTTtgcttatacaaataatttgaatttgattttgggTTGCGCCCAACACCTTCTCGCACCCTTTTGAATCCCCAGCTGAACCGAAAGGTGTTTTTCTCTGTGGTTACCATACGCTTCACTAATAAAAACCTTTAAGCCCAAAGGTCTGCCGTAATTTGCATGTTGTTGAAAGTAcctaacatatatatatatatatatatatgtatatcgttCAACAAAATCAGCTAGCAaacacacacttgcaacaattcccattcccattcccacgTTTAGCTTGGCCTGTCATTTATCAGGACATGCAAAGCAGCCAAACAGTAGAGCAGGGTGGGGGGTAGGGTAGGCTGCTAggctcatttaaataaaagcgctGTGCCTTACTGTCAGAGGGAGAATTCAACTGATAGACAGAGTGCATGAGCGAACGAACGAGTGATCCTTGGTCCTTATGCAAATGTTATCTGCTGTTTGCTCgccctctctcactctcgctctttcgGTCTGTCTATCCATGTCCTTGCATGCTTGGTCGCTTATGAAAATGAACATGATATGCTGATTTcattccattttttttttttaattttttcgttatttttattgctgctgcctttgtccAGAGCGCATTAGGTTTGCACTAGGAGAACCCTTGGCCCATCCATAGTGCCCATATACCATATGTGTATGCTAATGACATTGCATGTTTTGTAATCATTAAGCAGAGTGTGGTAAAAATAAACGTTagagtaaaaacaaaaaaaaataaagtaacgGTTGATACAGCAAAAAGCGAgaactaaaaagaaattttagaGCTACacacaaaattcaataaaataaaataaaaataaaataaaagcgttaaagcaaagaatttaaataaatagctaattttttgatttgcttgattagaatacaaatataaaaagatatattcattgaaataaaaataataaaatatttatatatttaatttaaagaaatatgaagacgttttaatatattttaagtatttgtttttttattcattttgagCTTTTAGAAAGATATGtaataaatgttgctttaacataaaaattatgtaaatagaTATTGTAAAAAGCATGGACACAAACATGGGGGGCTGCGGGGCTATGGGTTATAATTTTCAGTTCGTTATCATGTATTAACAgcattaaacataaaacttaaagctagacaaaaaaaattgttgtgtttAGTGTAGAgctacgaaaaaaaaaatgttattatagCTAAAACTAATATTTGGATTAGTTGTAGTATGGCCTGCAGTAGAGTTGTTGAAAATACACCAATGCTAGTTATAGCAgaaattatgtatataatgaaatttttgcttatatagcAACAAAGCAGAGCGTTGTTGGTGTAAAAATGTGTGCACCAATGTTGTGTTCACCAATACTGCAGGCTTAATACTaagtgtgttggtgttggtgtctTTTATCACTAAACATGACTATAACTAtaagctatatacaaaatataaaagctgcaCAGCAGACTAACTAACTTTACACGctattgctctctcgctctcgcgctctcttttgttCTTTCAAAGACCTGGGGCATCAGATTTGGGTGTATGCGCCTCCCACCAATCAATGGCATCGATCATCGATTCATCGGACAGACAGCCTGCCGTATTATTGTTGGACTGATCATGCAGCACATCGGTGAATTCCTTTTTGAAGGATggcaagccaacaacaacattgtcaTAGAAGGATTGCTGCGGCTCCTGATCATAGAAAGCGGGCAGCACTGGCGAGCAAAGCAATTGCTCCTCAGCTgtcgattgctgctgctgctgttgcggctgcggctgaGCGTAATTATGGCTGCTATTGGGGGAacgactgttgttgttgttgggcacaAAATCGCCCTCGCTGTATTCCTGTTTgatgagttgctgctgctgctgttgttgttgttgttgttgagcggCACACGCCTGCAACAAGAGTTCATTAGCAACTGCAATGGCGACAGGTGAAACtgttgaagttgttgttgttggtgagatgggactgggactggttGGCACGGGCGATCGCGATAAGTTTACAcatgcagttgcagttgcagcagcagcagcagctgctgttgagctgTTGCTCAAACAATTTGTGTCAATTAAGGCATTAAATTGCTCCTCATCCAAGCTTGAGCTGTTTGCATCCAAAATATCGGGCGTTAACAACTGATAGGTGCTAGTGCCCGGAATGCGAACATATTGCAAGCCATTCAAGCTGGTGACGCTAGGCAGCAGCTCCTGtggttgtggctgttgctgtgactgtggctgctgctgctgctgctcctccagctCGTAGTTGCTAAGCGAATCATCAAACTGCTCATCCAGACAATCGAATTCGTCTTTGATAAACATGAAGCTATCATCGCCACTGCTTGAGCTATTAGCGCCGCCTAGCGGTGGAAAATCAAAGCCAAGCAAACGCTCCAGACTGCGTATGTATTCGACGGCCATGCGCAATGTTTCCACCTTGCTCAGCTTCTTGCTGGCGCCACGCCCAGCGCCCTGCGCCTCAAATGCCACCGAAACCTCCTCGGGTATGCGTTCGCGCAAAGCGGCAAATCCGTTGTTCACTTGCTTAACGCGATTGCGTTCGCGTGCATTGCGTCTGGCCACCGcttgtggcagtggcaagccTTTGCGTCCCGGCGTGCCAGCGATGCGTTGCACCAGCGCCAAAGTGTTGATGGCAACTTTGGGagcggctgccgctgctgctgctgctgctgctggttgtgattgctgctgctgtggcgcttgctgctttttgttaagctttacgcgcttgttgttgctgctgctgctgctgttgctgttgctgctgctgctgttcgttttgctgcttgttgccagCGCGCGTTTGTTGCTGCGTGGCGcattgctggttgctgctg is part of the Drosophila busckii strain San Diego stock center, stock number 13000-0081.31 chromosome X, ASM1175060v1, whole genome shotgun sequence genome and encodes:
- the LOC108605016 gene encoding achaete-scute complex protein T8 codes for the protein MRPVDRTQAPPPQQQQQLSTAKNFYRSSKENATPSKAAVTPLGANSKAFGKIIVHNVLSESGANALQQHISNQNTIIRKIRDFGMLGAVQSAAAATSNAPRSNKRALATSSKTNSSSSNSNSSSSSNNKRVKLNKKQQAPQQQQSQPAAAAAAAAAAPKVAINTLALVQRIAGTPGRKGLPLPQAVARRNARERNRVKQVNNGFAALRERIPEEVSVAFEAQGAGRGASKKLSKVETLRMAVEYIRSLERLLGFDFPPLGGANSSSSGDDSFMFIKDEFDCLDEQFDDSLSNYELEEQQQQQPQSQQQPQPQELLPSVTSLNGLQYVRIPGTSTYQLLTPDILDANSSSLDEEQFNALIDTNCLSNSSTAAAAAAATATACVNLSRSPVPTSPSPISPTTTTSTVSPVAIAVANELLLQACAAQQQQQQQQQQQLIKQEYSEGDFVPNNNNSRSPNSSHNYAQPQPQQQQQQSTAEEQLLCSPVLPAFYDQEPQQSFYDNVVVGLPSFKKEFTDVLHDQSNNNTAGCLSDESMIDAIDWWEAHTPKSDAPGL